Below is a window of Electrophorus electricus isolate fEleEle1 chromosome 12, fEleEle1.pri, whole genome shotgun sequence DNA.
CGGTGATTAGCACTGAGGAATGGCAACAGGTGGCCACAGCACAGTATCAGAGAGGCTGAGGACACTCTTGGAGAGGttgcacacacagctgtgtggagaagagctgatctcacactgatggctgctgttgtgatgagtgtaaatgattttaGGATGGgagtctcctgcagcagctctgaaccaAAGCACTCAgagttctgctgttgtcctctcAGAGACATTGACTCTCCTGGGGAACCCTCCCCAACACTGGACTTTGGGACTCTAGAACACTGATATGTTTAACTCTGTATGGCCTAATCAATATAGTACAGAATGTTTAAGATCTTTGTTGATCTTGTTTCCACTAATACATTTAGACTAACAAGGACTACCTAAGAAAGGTCAACGTGTTCATGATACAAGTACGAAAATCACTCtactgaaaaaaacatcaaatcaaatcCCAATATTTAAACTCATTCTCCTTCAGAAGTCTTGCTTGATATGATGTATGTCATACTTTGAAGAATTATTATCTTAACGTACGTTATAATTGCTGAAAAAATGAATTGATTACCTGTCACATCTAAGAATGTAACATATGAGAACCTCATCACTTTCAAATCCATCATTACGCAGAAATACATTCCTTCATCGTCTTCAGTAACATGTGGAATTGTCAATGACATGCCACTTCTAATTATTTTGAACTTGGACTTATCAAGCGGAGGCGAAGCCGTGGCCTGCGTGCCTGTCAACACTGTTCCCACTCGCTGGGGGTCCTGGTGCTTTAGTGTTTGCTTGTACCAGGCCCACAGAGCCTGTCCAGACTGTGCTGTCAGACTGCAGTTAAGGGTGACATCTTCACCAGGCTTAACTGAGACAAATAGTGGCTCAGAAAGGTCCAAAGTCTGAGCAGGATCTATACAAAGAAATTGCCAGAGGTAAGtcaataaagagaaaaagaatttaaactaagttaaaataataataataataataatgcatcaTTAATTAAAATCACCTATTGCTGGTAAGTTCAAACATTAAGGgcaattgaaaaaaaaactacttacTTGTTTTGCAGAGATATAAAATAAGAATCCAGAATGGAGCCatcagtgaaaaagaaacaaacttaACATGAGAAAAGACAACATGAGAAAAATGTCAGAAAGCAGCTGAGAGAAGCACTAGATTCTATTAGCTGATTGGTGGCAAGAGCttaaatctcattggctggcaacaGTCACAAGGTCCTGCTTTGGGTCTTTGTCATATAACCTTGTCTGGTCATCAGTGGACCATTGGTCTCCTTTATAtggaatttaaatatttgtcatttgtaatttGAGATCCCTAAACATGCCAAGAAAGTGCTGTTATGGAATAGGAAGATTAAGTGATATGATGTGCTGAGggaaattaacaaattaacgTAATGACATATACAACATCACTAGATAAGCCATAATCAACCCCACGTTACAGAAAGCTACACCGCTACATAGTTATGCTCACAGCTATACTATaagtatttaattttaaaaaatggtgatTTTGGTTTGTGTCAGGTCAACAACACTGGCACTCTCACATTAAAACAATACCAGGAAATGTAAACGCAATCTTCAGGagaaagaataacaaaaacagctAACTCTACAGGTTTTCGTCCTGTATACTGTACGATAAATACGTTTGTCATAAATATCAGTATAACAAAGTGCTCAGTGCAGCAGGACACATATACAGGGCCAACTTTAACAAACTCAGCAATCCACAGTCTTATAAAGAACAGAGGCTGGCTGAGTTTACCTTGGTTAATACCAGTTACTagttaataattttttttaatgacagtgTCAAGCATGTGCAGCTATCTGATAGTAGCTTGACGCAGGTCACAGGGACATTGTATTATTAGCGTACTGACAAGTGTAATCACCCCTTAAAGACAAGTATCTGCTTCATAACACAACTGTGGCTTTGATATTATGATTATCTTTTTTTACATGCtaagaattttaaaatttgattacAAATGTAAGATTACTGCATGCCTTTCATTGCAGAGCAGGATGTCCTTTCATTGTCTTTGGTAGTATTAAGGATATTCAGATAAACGCCACATGTAGTCTTCACTTTTACTGAATCTGATGAGATTTTGGTTTATCCATCTAGCACTTATCTTACTTCTTGGGGCTCCTGCATCAGTCATTGCTGGTAAAACACCTATTTGAGTCATCTCATCACTGCACTGTCCATGTGTCACTAAGAGTACCACTTCTGCCTACCATAACTGAGATGGCTGGTTCTCAGTCCACTGATGTTACTCTGGGTTTGAGCAGGAattgtacaataaaaataaatttggtAAGGGACAACAGGACAAATATTAAACTCATGCAAAGTAATAATTGCTGGTGATTAATTCAAAATTAGTAAgtattaaacaaaacagaaattacAACCATTAAGGACAGATGAAGATATAAAGATGAAAATCTCTTATATGCCTTGTACagtagtaaaatatttattcagaatGGAGACATTGCCAAAAAAGAAGTTAAGCAAAACAAAGGTAAAGAGGAAGTGATTGACAAACCTTTGCTGGGCTCATGAGTTCATTGGTTGGCAAACGTCACATTGTCATTCTGAGGCTACTTGTGTTATAACCTCTTTTGGTCCTGAGGTAATagaaagagtgtttacaggagAAAAAGGTTTAAATGTTGAATTAGAAGTTTCCTATCTTCCTTTCTAATGGTCTCTACCAAACATCAGAATAAACTGTGAAGAGGAAAGgggcatttttttaaaaactggccCACACTTAAAATACTCATTActcaaaatattcacattttgaGTGATTCCCTACATCAGTGGCTTTCACTGGACCTTTCAAATGTGAGCTTTAGAAGTTTGTAAGCAACTTTGATACATTACACATCACTATGTTTATGAGTGTTGTACTGTTATGGTCTTTGGCCAAATATTTCAGTGTCAATGCACAACTCTATGAGTGTTCTCCTCAATTAGATAGTTAGTCAGTTTGCTGTCTGCAGAAAACTACAGAGAGCCTCATAAGTCCCAGTcactgtacatattttaatcAGACATATTGTGCCATGCTTTAACATTtgctttaacattttaacatttaactttGCATGTTACCACTCATGGACAGCAAAAGGCAATATTTACTTTGGTCTGGGGTATTACTGCCAGAGGTTAATTCAGTTTGTATACAGTCTCTTATTAACTGCCCAACATAACTACTGCCAATAAGTGCCAGTTCAATCTCCCACAATCAGTGATACGTTGGTAATGTGTTGCCTCTGTTCTGTCCTTCCTCTGATCTTTCTCCTGTGTATGGTTTTATCACCAGGCTGCGTCTGTCTAACTTGCGGCATGTCAGATTAAAGCATTGGCGTTTGTTCATTAGTGTCACTCCACGTCTTGCGTGCTTCTACATCTgttcttcttgtttttaaaggcgttatatctttttttctatCCTCtgtccaccccctcccctcgcCCAATGTGGCTTCTTACCACACCTGTGATGACTCTAAGTTGAACATCCGCACCCCCACTGCTGAACGCTGTTGTCTGCCACTCTGCCTCGCCACATCCTTCTCGTAGTCAAACATAACACCATGCACTTGAGCAATTTGCCCCAGTACTGCAGAGGTTgcgtggttttgttttgtttgggttttttggggtttttttgcgtTTTAGTTGCCCTGGAACCTTCACACTGGTCAGAATATAGAGAGAATATTTCTCAAATTCATACTTAGGCGCTGCGTCTCAAAAttaacatacaacacacacaagtgtgcGCTTCAGTTTAGCGTGTATACTGCCACCCAGTGGTTGAGCAACTGGAACACCTTGCCTTGTTCCCACAGCGACGTTTTGCATGTCAGTACATGCATTGAAAGACATGATAATTGGCCAATATCTATTCCACCCTCACTGACATTTTATATCTAGATTATTGCTTCAAAAATACTTGAAGAGTTACTGTCTTCAAGGGCAGTTTCGCTGTGTGCTCTTTCGTTTTCTCTGCGTTGttcaaagtaaaatatatattaagtTACATGAGAACCTACCGTGACTCCCAGACTGCTGGAACTGAAGCAAATCACCCAGCATTATCAATTACGGACTAACATATACTTTCGCTCCCTTTTTTTCGGAGGCAGATACCTTTATCCTGCATTCCTGCCGCGTCGGatgagtatttgtttgtttctctgttttgaGAGCAGTGCCGTAGTAATATTGCTAATATTGCTTAACAGtttcatttacatgtttttgCCCCTACGGTTATCTTTGGTCATGCCAGATCACAGCATACTAAGGAAACATCCCCCGTGTTGACTTGAATTAACCTACATAATTCAGTATTTTATCCCTACTAATAGGATCCCTGTTAATAAACCagtggtgatggtgttgggttTAATTTGTTTGACATAAATCATAATTACTTGATTCCTTCGTGATGTAATAGAACCTGCCacgtttttaaaaatatatgtactaCTGTAACTGTCAGTAAACCGTGTAAAGCCCGATACTGCTGCCTGTAAACCGTGTAAATACCGATACTGCTGTCTGTAAAAGCGTGTAAAATCAGGCGTTGCTGTCGGTAAACCGTGTAAATACCAATGTTGCTGTCGGTAAACCGTGTAAAGTGCGGCGTTGGTGTTTGTAAAACCGTGTAAAGTCCGGCGTTGGTGTTTGTAAAACCGTGTAAAGTCCGGCGTTGCTGCGCTTGATATGCCAAAAAATGAAGTTAAAGGATGGGGTTATGTTAACGTATTTGGATTTTGACACTGACTATTGTCTCCTTTCAGTGAGAAACGttcaaatattatttgattatttcCAAAATTTGGATGCTCATAAGAAAAACACCTTGAATGGTACGATCCTTATTAAGATTGCAGATTCATCTCGTATCTTTTCTACTTGCTCTTCTTTTCCttcttgttattattttgtattatcaTCCAAAATAATctatttgtaaacatttgtatGGAACAATAGCATGAAGATACCGCTGTATGTCATGTGTACGATATGTGAAGGACACGGTAGCTGCTGCGTGTGCCCAGTGGGACAGTGTGCTCACGCCAAATCATGAACAACTTTGTAATTTGATCTGAGCAATTAGCAATTAGCACGAAATCGGTCTTAAAAATGATTGTGACTGAACCCAAAATACAAGCACACGCATTCTatttgttgtagttgttgttcTGCCTAAATGCATGGCCTGACTGTCATCCTGCCTCCAGATGTGCAATTCTACCATTTCATGAGACATGTGAGCGACCTGGGCAAGGAGCAGATTatgatgacctttgacctgctgGACTGGAGTGCGAGTGGAGAGATCAGCTTTGAGGCTTTCCACCTGCTGGCCTGCATCCTGCTGTGCTGCGAGGTACAGGAGAGTCTCGCTAGCCCTGCACTCATTCCCACAAGTACCAGAACAGCAGCACCTCCATGTAATGCCACTAGAAACAGAGGAACAAGGAGCGGAAATCGCCTTCCATctatatatactctatatattTAATCTCATGTAGTAGAGTAGAAAGGGGTGTTTTTTTTGAACAGACATAATGTTGACTACCAAAAGCCATTAAAGTCTATGGGTAAAAATCAACCAACGTGAGCGTGAGGACGATGGCTCTCAAGTACATGGGCATTATTCAACCATATGTAAGTCTGATCAGTGCAACTGTAGAGCTGCATCTAGAAACAATGCTGGAATAATAAGCAGAGATAGAAATAACAATATGTTGGCTATATCAAGCCACTGTTACTtgatataatattataatatctGACGTGACATCTTATGAATCAgccttctgtgtttgtgtctggagCAGTACCGTGTGGAGAGGGAATTCATGCATCACCACTCAGCACACATTTTCGAGCTGCTGGACACTCAGGGCAGTGGCAGCATCAGACGGGCCGAGCTCCAGGCGTTCGGTTTCCTCTTCAATGTGACAGGCAACGTTCTCTACAGAATCATCGATGAATTAGACATCCCTGAGGTACAGCTGAAGGGGAAAAACATctgatatacagtatatacttgCAACAGAGTTTGACAAGAAATAAATGTAGAGCATCCTGGTGAACACTTACCCTGTTCTCCACccctccaaaaacaaacaaataaacaaataaaaactactATGCACGGGGAGCAAAACCTAAGTGTTCTAGTATTGGCAAACAAGTGGCCTAGTTGGACTGGGTGAGCTTCCCCGTGTCTGTGGTGGGCTTATGGTAAACTGTATCCAAAACTTGATCATCTCCAGATCCTGTACTATAAGGAGTATAAGATATTTGTCATGGCGTGTGCTGAGATGAAAGCGGAGGCCAACAAAATGAGGAATAAGAAGACAGAACATGAGAGAAGCAAGCAGCATGAGTGCCAGCCACCAAGACACCTGACTTAACATGACCACGCTACTGAACATGACCATCCTACTGAACATGACCACGCTACTGAACATGACCATCCTACTGAACAACACAGACAAGGCCACTTTAGGTACAAAtcacagacaaataaatatgtcTATATACTatgtatattacctacagtgaATATAGAGTACCGCAATTCCTCCTCCCAAGATTTGTGGAGTTATTGTTCTGTTAGGATTTGTTGGTTTATGAATGCTACTGTCCAGTATTCCCAAACGAAGATGGCTTTCCCCTTTGGAGTCTGGCTCTTCCCAAAGCTTCTGCCTTAATCCCCACAGGAAATTTTTCCCACCACTACTACCTTTTGCTTGTTAGAGGTCTACACCTGGATATTGTAAAGCATATATTGCCTCAATGTCTGTTAATAGTGCTGCATAAGCTGTGCTGAATTGAATAAACATCCTTCCTTCTGACCATACATGAACGTCCTTTgaaataaatgcacatatatcACAGAGGAAGAGTGACAATTCCCCATGACAGTAAAAGTGAGAATAAAGACAGCGCCAAAAGCATTTCCCGGTGCACCAGGCCATCCATCCCTGAAAACCTTTGTGGCCTTGGACACGTACAGATGAGGACAGCAGAATCACACTCTCAGCAGCATAACAAACCGGTTTATGAGTGAACTTCAGCTTCCACAGACAGGGGTGCTTGAAAGGGCTTTACTCAGCTCCTAGTTCATTCACGGCATTTGGCTGAcgcttttatcaaaagcaaatTTACCATTCTGACCGAGTACAACtggttaagagtcttgctcagggacacaacagtggcaacctggcagtgttTGGGCTTGAACCGgaaccttctgattaatagtcaagtgccttaaccactgcctTAGTTCTTGCTGATTCCTCAGGGTAAGGAATCAACCGGATGCTTTTGTGTTACTATCATATGTCCTCACAATTGTTTCTAGTCTCATGGCATATGAGACTACCATAaagttgtttattttaaactttgctGCATTCAGAACTAGAAATATGTCAGgatcacactcacacgcacacgcacactgttcACACACTATTCAGATACATGTTTTTCCTATTCAGGATATCAAAAATAGCACTGCGATTTTCACAACTGAGCATACTGCAAGAACCcctgtaaaaatgttttccatcttATGGCTTCCATAATGctcatataaaaaaaacagccattaGTTAAAGGACAAAAAAGCCTTACACTCACACCATATACTTACAAGTCCTTTTGTGTCTAAAATTCTGAGTGACTGTGCAAATAGTATCTCCTCCCATACGATGTCCAATTCAGCTGCATAGTGTCTCAGGAGGACTTCAGTTGCAGTTCCTCACATCAGTCAATAGAGGGCAGTGTAATAAAAAgtgcttaaaaacaaaaagaaaaaaggagagagagactctttCTAACACAGCCAGACTATGTGCTTCTCTTCTCTGTGCCCCGAGGTCCCACTCCCCCACAGGAGGCTCCTTGACTAGCTGTGCCCTGGCGCCGGGTCGGGCGGGGCAGGCGGCTGGCTCACGATCACCTGGACCATGTAGTCGCTAGGGATGCACAGCTCCTGCAGCGTGCTCCTGTCGGCCAGCGGACGGCCCGAGAAGAACCATCGCTGGGAAATGGCTGCCACGCCCTCCTGCGCCTGCAGACGCCGCTTCATATGGCAGACGGAGTCGGTGGAGCGCACGTCCAGCCGCAAGTCGCAACCGGTGGAGAGGCGCAGACGCAGAGGACAATCCTCCCCCGCCTCGGCCGGGGCCTCCGACGGCTCCGGGTCGGTGAGGTCATCGGGGTCATCGGGGTCGCACTCGGCTCGCTCCTCGATCATGTTGACAGGCTGGGAGAGGCAGTAGAGAGGCAGCTGATAGCGGGTGCCAAGCTCATCATAACAGTCGGAGAGGACAcctgagagatggagaaagagagagatgagagatggagacagagagggagggagagagttggggagagggagagggagagagggagggagggagggagggagggagggagggagaggttcTGAAATGAACTAccacacatttgtaaatgtcCAACCTTCATTCACATTCAGCTTGATGAAAATTCAGAGAGCCAGTGCTCCTTTGCTTATTTCTTTTCAAATGTTAATTCAGAAATATCCATTAAATGATATCAAACTCAGCCTTCAGTGGAAATAACATCATCTGgcgtccactagatggcagtgttaaaCAGATACATtaataatcatttaatcaaccAGAGTGTcaagtgtttgtttaaaatccTGTTCACACTTGGCATTAACATGGGTCCAGGGTGATCAAAACATAACAGGCCAGCACTAAGTTTAAGTGTGAACAGGGTACAGTGTGTCTCAGAGACCCATTGTAATCTGATCACTCAAACCACTTTTGGAGATGGTCTGGAACGCATCAGTCCACATTACATGTGCAGTGTGAACAGTTCTGATGCGTCCGACAGCAGCACAGTACCATCCATGTCACCAGTGTCATAGCTCTCGCTGGAAAATGAGCAATAATTAGGAGACTGTTTGGAAATCGTACAAGATGACCATGCAATTGAAAACTTCGCACCAGACCAAACTGGAACGGGATCAAAGGTTCACAGGACATTTCTGTctgaaaacaaaagcatcaGCAGAGTGTCGTAGCAAACATATGTGGCATTTCCTTCAATGGAAATGATGTAAGAAATCCAATCCCCAGTGGTCACTTGAGACACATTCAATACAGCAGGTGTAAAGGTTTTTGGCAGTCCCTTATGCCCAAAGACGCATGTTAACGCCAGGTGTAAACAGGACCTCAGACACTTTAGAACGCATTTTCAGAATATCCTTAGAGAGTCTGACAGTAAATCTGCCAGTGTGATTTTTGCTTCAAGGGTTTCTGGCAGAAATGTTTGAGTCAGAAAATGTGGTGGTAAGATTTCActcaataaaaaagaaaaaaaaaaactctgtaAAAGCGTTAggattctcacacacagaggatttCATGTATTAATCACGCACGAGAGCAACTGCAATGAGatgagcagagagggagagtaatggagaaaaagggagacaaagaaaaacTGGAACTGGCCAAGTTTTGTGGTGAAGACGTTCAGACCCTCAGGAAACCAGCTGACAGTGCAAAGCTTACAAGCCACCATAAATGTTGTTTAATGAGCCACTGAGTCGAGACTGTCTGTGAAACACAGTTCAGCACACCCAGTAAACCGTGTGCTGTCTGCATAGCTCAGTTCAAAGTAATTCAGCTGAAGCTTTTctacacaattaaaaaaaatagtcaAAGCATATTAAATCAGAGCTCTCCCCTTGATCAAACACTCTGTGTGAATTCAAATTGTGGGAGAGCATTtccatttgcatttgtgtgtgtgtgtgtgtgtgtgtgtgtgtgtgtgtgtgtgtgtgtgtgtgtgacctgccaGTATGAGGCCTGGATAGTTATACCATGCAGTTTTGATGAGCAAGCATATTgtaacacacacgtacacaaaaacatacacctCAGATAAAAGCACCTCCCATACTTCAGTATCAGTGTTGTTAATCTGAGTACAGTATTTACACATAGAGTTGGGTACCAAACTCTGGTACCAGTGTGGCCCCAGTTCCTATATGATTGGTATCCACTGGATCGAATCGCAACATAGTTTTCTGTGTCTCGTTTTAGTGCTCTTAAAGGGATAGGtcgacaaaaaaataaacattacattattttttaacttaTCCCAGACTTGCTTGAAGTCCAATTTTTgcatttagtttatttttgttggtgTAAAACTAATGTAATGGTGCTACCACTGGATGTCAACAGCAGCAATAACAGCTTTTGTAGATAATGCCCACAAACTTCTCTCAAACTGCTCAAACCCCATCCAACATTTCTATTCACTTTTATATTTCACAATGACTCATACTGCATCCTTAAACATATCGACTGGCCTGTGAGACCTTTGTTAAGACCTGAGTGTGGTTTGAGAGATGTTTGGCCATGTATTTTTAAAGGCTGTTTACTGTTGACctccagtgtttgttagcaatgTTGGTTGTTAGCATcttttgttctaaactaaagaaGCAACATTTGGACTCCAAATATGATTTGCCAATTGACTATGTGGACCAAGTGGAAAATcatgtaaatttaatttttcACAGACGTACTCCTTTAGCTAAGCAGTTTATGCTTCATAGATAGAGTCCCCTATATAGAGGcaaccatgtttaaaataaatttagtaCAGAATATCTGAAAtctccaggccactaggtgccAGTATAGTGGCTGTTTCGCAACGTGAATCACAATCTCTGGGAAAACCACTGCATTTAAAGCGAGAACACCTAAAATTTAATGAGGCCTCTGGTGACACAGATACACCGAGGCTTGTGCATTAATCACCAGTTTGTTTGAAACCAAGCCATGCACTTCAGCAGATAGCGTGAGCATCCCTGGCCCAGGCAATGGGGAgacaataattttaaaagtattccttctattttaaaagtattttctgGTATcagaaaaataagcaaatactCAGCCAGCACTACTCACATGTCACAATCGGTGTCGCTAGGTACGATTGTGAGGCTATAGACTAATTTCTTAATTATTAATGATACCTTTTCCCCAACTGCTGTATTCATTAACATGCAATCCTAAAATAAACCTACAGCGG
It encodes the following:
- the LOC113587191 gene encoding EF-hand calcium-binding domain-containing protein 9; its protein translation is MHGLTVILPPDVQFYHFMRHVSDLGKEQIMMTFDLLDWSASGEISFEAFHLLACILLCCEYRVEREFMHHHSAHIFELLDTQGSGSIRRAELQAFGFLFNVTGNVLYRIIDELDIPEILYYKEYKIFVMACAEMKAEANKMRNKKTEHERSKQHECQPPRHLT
- the LOC113587175 gene encoding ubiquitin domain-containing protein 2-like; this translates as MGGCLGSHHDSSGTLNLNSGGTGVALGRNERLRRDRPKWKSDYPMTDGQLLSKRDEFWDTAPAFDGRTEIWDALRAAAHAFESGDHELAQAILDGAGVTLPHGVLSDCYDELGTRYQLPLYCLSQPVNMIEERAECDPDDPDDLTDPEPSEAPAEAGEDCPLRLRLSTGCDLRLDVRSTDSVCHMKRRLQAQEGVAAISQRWFFSGRPLADRSTLQELCIPSDYMVQVIVSQPPAPPDPAPGHS